In Salvia splendens isolate huo1 unplaced genomic scaffold, SspV2 ctg143, whole genome shotgun sequence, a single genomic region encodes these proteins:
- the LOC121789112 gene encoding actin-related protein 2/3 complex subunit 5A gives MAEFVEADNAEAIFTRIEHKSSKIESLLKQYKPVEALKTALEGSPPVTKDERCKSANWIVVHRAIMAIKDIDSLFSALDLEYYDVLMKYLYRGLSTGDRPTCDQCLKIHEKLTERAGLGCILRCLADKVNTV, from the exons ATGGCAGAATTTGTGGAAGCAGATAATGCAGAAGCCATTTTCACACGAATCGAGCACAAATCGAGCAAGATCGAGAGCCTACTCAAACA GTATAAACCGGTTGAAGCTTTGAAGACAGCTCTTGAAGGTTCGCCCCCCGTCACCAAAGACGAGCGTTGCAAG TCTGCGAATTGGATTGTGGTGCATAGGGCGATAATGGCGATAAAAGATATCGATAGTTTGTTCTCAGCTCTTGATCTGGAGTACTACGATGTTCTGATGAA GTACTTATATCGAGGTTTATCTACTGGAGATCGTCCTACGTGTGACCAATGCCTAAAAATTCATGAAAAACTCACAGAAAGAGCGGGATTGGGATGCATACTACGATGCCTGGCAGACAAAGTCAACACTGTTTAA